The proteins below come from a single Mangifera indica cultivar Alphonso chromosome 16, CATAS_Mindica_2.1, whole genome shotgun sequence genomic window:
- the LOC123198831 gene encoding protein IRX15-LIKE-like, which translates to MKNNNSNTKLILLHPYIQKQGTSNRLWLLAFVSFFTIAFLLTLIYTRESISLKTTTTATTMVAKNSLVSSTFGNTPLPTTVINTLLHYASRSNNSFRMSHAELKPISDALRKCSSPCNFLVFGLTQETLLWKALNHNGRTVFIDENRYYAAYFEELHPEIDVFDVQYTTKISETKELIASVKEQVRNECRPVQNLLFSECKLGLNDLPNHVYEVDWDVILIDGPRGEGPGGPGRMSPIFTAGVLARSKKSGNPKTHIFVHDYYRKVERLCGDEFLCRENLVEHYETLAHFVLEKMDENSFEFCRHNNTASSSSRAPSS; encoded by the coding sequence atgaagaacaatAACAGCAACACAAAGCTGATTCTTCTCCATCCTTACATCCAAAAACAAGGAACCTCTAATCGTCTATGGCTGCTTGCTTTTGTATCATTCTTCACCATTGCTTTTCTTCTCACTCTTATTTACACAAGAGAGTCAATTTCTCTTAAGACAACCACCACTGCAACTACCATGGTGGCCAAAAACTCTTTAGTTTCTTCTACTTTTGGCAATACGCCATTGCCCACAACTGTCATCAACACTCTTCTCCATTATGCATCGAGATCAAACAATTCTTTCCGCATGTCGCACGCTGAGCTCAAACCCATCTCTGATGCGCTCCGAAAGTGCTCATCTCCCTGTAACTTTCTCGTTTTTGGCCTCACGCAAGAAACCCTTCTGTGGAAGGCGCTGAATCACAATGGCCGCACAGTTTTCATCGACGAGAACCGCTACTACGCTGCCTACTTTGAAGAGTTGCATCCCGAGATTGATGTTTTCGATGTCCAATACACCACCAAGATAAGTGAAACAAAAGAGCTCATCGCCTCGGTGAAGGAACAAGTGCGAAATGAATGCAGGCCGGTGCAAAATCTGTTGTTCTCAGAGTGCAAACTTGGGCTCAATGATTTGCCTAACCATGTTTATGAGGTTGATTGGGATGTGATATTGATCGACGGGCCAAGAGGAGAAGGGCCGGGAGGGCCCGGAAGGATGTCGCCGATCTTCACGGCCGGAGTCCTTGCGAGGAGCAAGAAGAGTGGGAATCCAAAGACGCATATTTTTGTCCATGATTATTACAGGAAGGTGGAGAGATTGTGTGGTGATGAGTTTTTGTGCAGAGAAAATCTGGTTGAACATTATGAAACACTGGCTCATTTTGTGCTGGAGAAGATGGATGAGAACAGTTTTGAGTTCTGCCGCCATAATAATACTGCATCTTCATCATCTCGAGCTCCATCCTCTTAG
- the LOC123198716 gene encoding LOW QUALITY PROTEIN: tRNA-dihydrouridine(16/17) synthase [NAD(P)(+)]-like (The sequence of the model RefSeq protein was modified relative to this genomic sequence to represent the inferred CDS: inserted 1 base in 1 codon), whose translation MGETLNRTFHSDTPQYSDDVLCSGNDLQQEQESSLSDTSSFILRSPSRYLTGEVRVERAWAHGAKLGRPKLIVAPMVDNSELPFRMLCRKYGAEAAYTPMLHSRIFNETEKYRTQEFTTCKEDRPLFVQFCANDPDTLLDAARRVEPFCDYVDINLGCPQRIARRGNYGAFLMDNLPLVKSLVEKLAQNLHVPVSCKIRVFPNLQYTINYAKMLEDAGCSLLAVHGRTRDEKDGKKIRADWNAIKAVKNAVRIPVLANGNVRHMDDVQNCLQETGCDGVLSAESLLENPALFAGFRTAEWMVECEGNHKDGNLDQAELLVEYLELCERYPVPWRMIRSHVHKLLGEWFRIQPSVREDLNAQXILTFEFLYGLIDQLRELGVRIPLYQKDTCVQKISADNLAS comes from the exons ATGGGTGAAACCCTGAACCGGACTTTCCATTCGGATACGCCGCAATACAGCGACGATGTCCTCTGCTCCGGCAACGACCTACAACAAGAGCAAGAATCTTCTTTGTCTGACACGTCGTCTTTTATCTTGAGGTCGCCGAGTCGATACCTGACCGGAGAGGTCCGTGTAGAGAGAGCATGGGCCCATGGGGCTAAACTAGGTCGGCCCAAGTTGATCGTTGCCCCGATGGTTGACAATTCGGAGCTCCCGTTTCGGATGCTCTGTAGAAAGTACGGTGCTGAGGCTGCGTATACGCCCATGCTGCATTCACGGATTTTTAATGAGACCGAAAAATATAGAACTCAAGAATTCACTACTTGTAAG GAGGATCGCCCATTGTTTGTTCAATTTTGTGCCAATGATCCAGACACATTATTAGATGCTGCACGGCGAGTGGAACCTTTTTGTGATTATGTTGACATTAATTTAGG CTGTCCTCAGCGTATTGCTAGGCGAGGTAATTATGGAGCTTTCCTAATGGACAACCTTCCTCTGGTAAAGTCACTAGTAGAAAAATTGGCTCAGAACCTTCATGTCCCTGTGTCATGCAAGATTCGAGTATTTCCTAATTTACAATATACTATCAATTATGCTAAGATGCTTGAGGATGCTGGGTGCTCTCTGTTAGCTGTCCATGGTCGAACAAGGGATGAGAAAGATGGTAAGAAAATCAGAGCTGACTGGAATGCCATAAAGGCGGTTAAAAATGCGGTTAGAATCCCTGTCCTTGCAAATGGAAATGTACGACACATGGATGATGTGCAAAATTGTTTGCAAGAGACTGGTTGTGATGGGGTGCTTTCAGCTGAGTCTCTACTTGAGAATCCAGCCCTTTTTGCTGGATTTCGAACTGCTGAATGGATGGTGGAGTGTGAAGGAAACCATAAAGATGGAAATCTTGATCAAGCAGAACTATTGGTGGAGTACTTGGAGCTTTGTGAAAGGTACCCAGTTCCTTGGAGGATGATCCGTTCTCATGTGCACAAATTGTTGGGGGAATGGTTTAGGATTCAGCCCAGCGTCAGAGAGGATCTAAATGCCC CCATACTGACCTTTGAATTTCTTTATGGTCTCATAGATCAACTGAGAGAGTTAGGTGTAAGAATTCCACTTTATCAGAAGGATACTTGTGTCCAAAAAATTTCAGCAGATAATTTGGCCTCCTGA
- the LOC123199582 gene encoding pyrophosphate--fructose 6-phosphate 1-phosphotransferase subunit beta-like: MSPPLVSNCDFTPVKSGQVSGRVASVYSEVQTSRIDRALPLPSVLRNPFKIVDGPASSAAAIEVILVCQNIHHEIKKLFLNLFGQPSARLVPNDVDKLPADQKLNIGVVSSGGQAPGGHNVISGIFGEDL, from the exons ATGTCTCCTCCGTTGGTTTCAAACTGCGATTTCACTCCCGTCAAGTCCGGTCAGGTCAGTGGCCGCGTGGCTTCAGTCTACAGTGAAGTTCAAACGAGTCGTATCGACCGCGCGCTTCCACTTCCTTCCGTTCTCCGTAATCCTTTCAAAATCGTCGACGGTCCCGCCAGCTCAGCCGCCGCGATCGAGGTCATTCTTGTTTGTCAAAATATTCATC ATGAGATTAAGAAGCTGTTTCTGAATCTGTTCGGGCAACCGTCGGCAAGGCTGGTTCCAAACGACGTCGATAAACTGCCAGCGGATCAGAAGTTGAATATCGGTGTCGTTTCGTCCGGAGGACAGGCACCAGGTGGACACAATGTGATCTCAGGGATTTTCGGCGAGGATCTGTAA